The region AGTACTATAATTAACATTCTTCTGAGAAACGGGGTACTCATTATATCCAAAGAATTCTTTGTATTGATTAAATAAGCTAATTGCCTTATCTTTTTCATGATTATTTTCATAAAATCTTATCAAACTAAGCCATGCATCTTCTCGCTGTGAATAATAAAAAGCCTTTTGTAGGTAATATTGGGCATCAATTTTGTCCTTTAATTGTTCGTATAAATAACCTATTTCAAGCAAAACATCAATGTACAGCCTCTTGAAATATTCCTTCTGATCCCTTACCCATTCATCGTATACATTTTCATCAAATAAATCACCCTTATAAAGAGAAGATGCCTTTAAAAGTAAAAATAATCTTCTATTAATCTCTTTTTCTTTAAAAGCTTCGTCATATAATTTAAGAAATTCTTCAAAATCAATGTAAATATCCTTCATTGAAAATAAGCAATAATCTTCCTTAATTCCTAGTTCTTCGCTACTAATATCCAGTTGTTTTCTTATGTAATACAAGGTCGTATTTAGGTTTAATCTTGCGCTTTCGTCATCAAAGCCAGGCCAAAAAATATCGTATATATCTAAAAGAGGAACCTTCTTATTTTTATTTAATAACAAAAACTTAAAAAGCTCCATAGCTTTCCTTGACTTGAAGCTTTCAATTTTTTTATCTTCTTTATAAATAGCGAATTCACCAAATGTAAATACTTTTAACATTTTTTTTTTTCACCTAATCATTTAATTATTTCATTGTCTACTTAAAAATCAATTGATACACTTGTAAAAAAAGAACCTTGATTTGATATAAAATTATATCCAAAAAGCATA is a window of Defluviitoga tunisiensis DNA encoding:
- a CDS encoding AfsR/SARP family transcriptional regulator, translated to MLKVFTFGEFAIYKEDKKIESFKSRKAMELFKFLLLNKNKKVPLLDIYDIFWPGFDDESARLNLNTTLYYIRKQLDISSEELGIKEDYCLFSMKDIYIDFEEFLKLYDEAFKEKEINRRLFLLLKASSLYKGDLFDENVYDEWVRDQKEYFKRLYIDVLLEIGYLYEQLKDKIDAQYYLQKAFYYSQREDAWLSLIRFYENNHEKDKAISLFNQYKEFFGYNEYPVSQKNVNYSTLETPNIERNGNVLSLDLFNIILDLERLKRDKDYVMIELKLKKKVDKSILDKFCEQIRREDVIYFGGDELKIIFRGIKDVKESREVVVKKVSDFFNEEKIEFSIINVE